The Myotis daubentonii chromosome 9, mMyoDau2.1, whole genome shotgun sequence genome has a segment encoding these proteins:
- the LOC132242130 gene encoding olfactory receptor 51G2-like, with translation MHYENSTNSIFSTFLVTGIPGLEAVYIWISIPFSVMFFITLVGNMTIIAIIWREQTLHVPMYLFLAMLAASDLGLSLFTFPTMLRIFWLDAREITFSACFTQMFFIHTFQDFESAVILAMAFDRYVAISYPLHYSSILTHSVIAKIGLAIAVRTFTLQVPLPILLRRLCFCRSNVLSHSYCLHPDILKLSCSNTRVNSIFGLFVLLSTMGLDCLLILISYILILKTVLSIASHGGRLKALNTCISHLCAVILFFTPMVCLSILHRFGPKLPSHIYVTLANMHFLIPPVMNPIVYVVKTKPIQDKILKLFIKKGSGKSKVTFIT, from the coding sequence ATGCATTATGAAAATAGTACGAACTCTATATTCTCCACCTTCCTGGTGACAGGCATACCTGGGCTGGAGGCTGTGTACATCTGGATCTCCATTCCCTTCTCTGTCATGTTCTTCATTACCTTGGTGGGCAACATGACCATCATTGCAATTATCTGGCGAGAGCAGACCCTCCACGTGCCTATGTATCTCTTCTTGGCCATGCTAGCAGCCTCTGATCTGGGTCTGTCCCTCTTCACCTTCCCCACAATGCTGAGGATCTTCTGGCTGGATGCTCGTGAGATCACCTTCTCAGCTTGCTTTACCCAAATGTTTTTTATCCACACCTTCCAGGATTTTGAGTCAGCTGTCATACTGGCAATGGCCTTTGATCGCTATGTGGCCATTTCTTACCCACTGCACTATTCCTCCATCCTTACCCATAGTGTAATTGCCAAGATAGGTCTGGCCATTGCTGTGCGAACCTTCACTCTACAGGTACCCCTTCCTATCCTCTTGAGGAGGCTGTGTTTCTGTCGCTCCAATGTACTTTCTCATTCCTACTGTCTGCATCCTGACATCCTAAAGCTCTCCTGCTCCAACACAAGGGTAAATAGCATCTTTGGACTCTTCGTGCTGCTATCCACTATGGGGCTTGATTGTCTACTCATTCTTATTTCATACATTCTGATACTAAAAACTGTACTAAGCATTGCATCCCATGGTGGCCGCCTCAAGGCTCTCAACACCTGTATTTCCCACCTCTGTGCCGTGATCCTCTTCTTCACACCCATGGTCTGCCTGTCGATACTGCACCGCTTTGGCCCAAAACTTCCCTCACACATTTACGTGACCCTGGCCAACATGCACTTTCTCATTCCACCTGTGATGAACCCCATTGTGTATGTGGTGAAAACCAAGCCGATACAAGATAAAATTCTGAAACTCTTTATCAAGAAAGGATCAGGAAAATCCAAAGTCACATTTATAACATGA